Part of the Sphingobacterium sp. LZ7M1 genome, GCGGTTATCGCTGTATAAGCCAACAAAGTTGATCCTACCCTCAACGATTCCAGTCTTAGGATCGATGATCACCATTTCGTCTTTATCGCCGTAATAGAGGTTTGCATAGATCTTGCCGTCAATGAATTCCAATTCATTTAACTTTTCTACAGGACCATTATCATCAAAAACAGCAATGGAACCTGTTTCTGCTAATGTTGCTTGATCTAAGAAATATAGATTGTTGGATCCATCGGATTTGATGAACTGTTCGCCATCATTGGTCAAGCCCCAGCCTTCTTTGCTGTTCTGGTAATCAAAGGACTTCAATAGCTTGAATGTATTTTTATCATATACATGCCCCTTGTTGTTCTGCCAAGTCAATACGTACATGTTATTTCCAACTACGGTCATCCCTTCACCAAATTCATCAGCCGCTAGGTCTGCTTTCTGAAGGACCTTGCCTGTTGCTAACTCCACTTTCCGCAAGGTAGATTCACCTAACTGACCGGTAGTTTCATATAAAGTTCCGTTTTCGAAGAATAGCCCTTGGGTAAAGGCTCCTTGATCGTGCGGATAGGTATTTACTACTTCAAAAGCGTATTGCTTTGGAGCGGGCGGAACGACCAAGACTTCGCTGTATGCTATATCCTCTTTGCCTTGGGAATACACCTTTGCACTCAATCTTTTATTTCCATAGCTATAGGCGTCAGTATCAAACACGACCGCTGTTGTGTCGGTTTTACGGTCAAAAATATCACCATCCACCGAATAGACCACTGAGTCTACTGCTGCGTCAGGAAATTTCAACTTCACTTGCACCTTCTCCCCTTTCAGGACCTTGCTGTTATTGGTTGGATTGATAAATTCAACCTTGCTTTGTTGGGTTTTACAACCGATGACCAAGGAAATGGAAAGGATAGTTAGTGCCTGAATGCTAAGCTTTAGTTTCTTATTCATATTAATAATTCCAAAATGCGTCTTTTATATATGTTGATTTTCCGTCTATAAAGGTAATGACATCGAACCTGATTTCTCCACGATGATCTTTTTGCATGATATAGGCTTCTGCGGCCCTACTCAGTCTATTTTGTTTTTGTGAATTGATCATATCCCTTTCGGTTCCAAACGCCGAAGAAGACCTTACTTTCACTTCCACAAATACCAAAACGTCATTATCATGGGCGATAATATCTACCTCTAGATTTTTATGTCGCCAATTTAATTCAATAATTTGAAAACCAATCTTTTTTAAAAATAAAACCGCCATTTCTTCACCTTTTGTTCCAGTGGTCTTGCGGTCCATTTTTGTTATTTTACGATTGTATTTCCAAGAAAATCACCCAACAGCTTCTCGCCTTCTTTCAGCTTCTGATATTTGGCGATCAAGAGCAACATATCATCAGGGTCCTTACAGTTTTTAAGCTCTTCCCTGATTCTATGCATTTCCTGTTCGATCTTATTCTTCTTCACCCTATAGATCAATTGGTTGACCAGATCTTTCAACTGATCTTTCTCCTCGGGCACAAAGATCTTACGCTTGTCATCATTCCAGTTGGGACTGATTTCATATTTTGTGGCAATGCTGTCCACCGCTAACCTGGATACTTCCTCATCTTCATGGGAGAAGAAGAATTTAGCTTCCGGTACTTCAAAGTTTTCAGCCTGCTTTTTAAACTCGTCGATAATCTTGATGCTGGCCTTGTCTTCAAAACTGACATCGTCCATGCTTGCCAATAGATACGGAGCAACTGGAATATCGCCATCCCCTTCCCAAACGACCAACTCACGCCCATAGTTTAACAGTACGCGAACAAGTTCCCTTTCCATCAGGATTTCGGAAGTTATCTGCTGTACCGTAGGCTCAGGAACAGTTATTCCCTCTGCAGCCATCGCAGCCAGCATTTCTGCTGGAATAAAATCATCCGCTGGGTAATCTGGACTAGGTTCAGGACTGGCACTTGCTGCCTTTCTATCCCTTGCCTTAGCCTTATCCATCCGGATCTTATTTAATTCGGTAAGGAGAACCCGCTCTTCGATATCCAACAAACCACTACATTGGCGGAGGTACACAGAAACCTTGATCTCATCAGGGATGAGGGCAATACTGTTTACGACCTCTCGTATCACTTCCGCTCGCTTGATGGGGTCTTCCTTGGCGTCTCGTAATAAGATGTTGGTTTTATAGAAAACAAAATCTTCCTGATGCTTATTGATATGCTCCTTGAAAGCGGATGCTCCATATTTCTGAACGTAGGAGTCTGGGTCATTCCCATCAGGAAATAGCAGGACCTTGACGTTCAAGCCCTCTTCCAATAACATATCTGTTCCCCGCAATGAGGCCTTGATCCCTGCTTCATCACCGTCATACAGAATAACGACATTTTTGCTGTACCTCGATATAAGCTTGATCTGTCCTGTTGTCAGGGAGGTTCCGGATGAGGAAACGACGTTCTCTACGCCTGCCTGATGACAGGAAAGCACGTCTGCATAACCTTCAACCAAGTAACACACATCCTGCTCGGAGATCGCTTTCTTTGCTAAATGCAATCCGTAAAGGACATTGGATTTATGGTAGATTTCGGACTCCGGAGAGTTTACATACTTAGGGACGTTCTTGTCCGTCTTTAGGGTCCTTCCCCCAAAACCAATGACACGCCCAGTGAGGTTGTGGATAGGGAAAATTACCCGCCCACGGAAGCGATCGTATAGAGACTTATCATCCCGCTCAACGGCTAGACCTACCTCTGCAAGGTATTCCTTACTAAATCCTTCTGTTAATGCGGCATCCACCAAACTTGTCCAGGCTTCAGGAGAGTATCCTAGTTCGAACTTTTGAATGGTCTCATCCCGATATCCGCGTTCGCGAAAATAGCTCAGGCCAATGCTCTTGCCCAAGTCCGTTTCCCAAAGTTGGGTTTTGAAATATTTCCCAGCCCATTGGCTCAGGACGTACAGACTCTCTCTTTTATCTTGTGCTGCAAGCTGAGCAGGACTGCGCTCAACTTCCTCGATTGGAATATTGTATTTGTTGGCCAAATAGCGAATGGCTTCGGGATAGGCATACTTCTCATGCTCCATCACAAACTTGAGGGAATCTCCGCCTGCCCCACAGCCGAAACACTTATAGATCCCTTTCGATACCGACACATGGAAGGAAGGCGTTTTCTCATTGTGGAATGGACAGTTCCCGATTAGGGATGTCCCTCTCTTTTTGAGATCGACAAAATCACCAACCACCTCCTCAATCCGAGCTGCATCGATGACTTTCTCTATGGTTTCCTTCTTGATCATGATTAACAAAGATAATAATATTAGATTTAGAGAATTAACAAAAGAATAAAGAGTTGGCAGAGGTAAACTCAAATAAAAAGAGAGAAAAAACTCTAGTCCTTTCTCTCTTGGCAATATGTATTAGGCTCCTTATTTCAGGACCTCATGTTTATCCAACTGCTCGAAAACCGAGTTCTTAGAAATATATTCCGGTACAATTTCCTTGATCAATTCCACAAGGACCATTGGATTATGGTTAGCTCCCTGGGCAGCTACCTGAGAACAAAGATGTTCGATCCTTTTCTTATTCATATCCAATTCCTCGGTCCTTACCCTTGCGATCATGATTTTTTCATGGTGAGTCTTGGTTGTATTTTCATTATCAGCCAATAGCTCCTCATAAATCTTCTCACCAGGTCTTAATCCGGTCACTTCGATTCCAATATCATCGGGGTAATTATAACCCTTCAAGCGTATCATACGAATCGCAAGATCCATGATCTTCACTGGCTTACCCATATCAAAGACGTAAATCTCACCACCTTGTCCCATTACTGCTGCCTCTTGAACCAATTGACAGGCTTCAGGAATCGTCATGAAATAACGGGTGATATCTTGATGGGTAACTGTTAATGGTCCGCCACGTTTCAGTTGTTTTTCAAACAATGGAATAACCGAACCATTAGAACCAAGCACATTCCCGAAACGGGTGACGATAAAGTTGGTCCTACTGTTTTTGTTCAATGCAGAAACATAGATTTCTGCCGCTCTTTTCGTAGCTCCCATCACATTCGTAGGGTTTACAGCCTTGTCGGTTGAAACCATGACAAACTTCTCGACGCCATACTTATCGGCCATGTCTGCTAAGTTCTTAGAACCCCATACATTCGTTAAGATTGACTCATATGGGTTTTGCTCCATCAATGGAACATGTTTATAGGCTGCCGCATGAAAGACAATATGCGGCCTGTAATGTTCGAAGACAGAATCCATAAATTGTCTATCCCGTACATTGCCCACCATAAAAATGGTATCCTTAAGGCAATTTGCCTTAAGCTCCTGTTGAATGTCGTACAATGCAGACTCAGCCTGATCTACCACAATCAATTTATCAAAATCAGTAAAACTGATCTGTCTAACCAATTCAGAACCAATCGAACCAGCACCTCCCGTTACTAAGATGACCTTATCACGCATCATTTCATGGATAACAGGATTCTCTAGTTTAATGGCCTCACGACCTAATAGATCGTCAATCTTCAAGGTTCTCAACTGCCTGGTCGCGACTTTACCGCTCATCAACTTCGCGGAAGTCGGCATAATCTTTAGCTTGACTGGCAATGGCTCTATTTGAGAAGAAATCTTCGATAAGCGATCCTTATTATTGTCATCAAGTGCAATAATGATACTATCAATTTTAAGCTTCTCAACAAATTCCTTGGTCAACCGGTCCATATTGATAATCTTATAGCCATTGATAAGCTTGCCAATCCTATTCGGATTATCATCAGCAAAAGCCACGACCTTAACTTTTTTCCGGGTATCATTTCTCAGAAGGTTCAGGGTAGTGGTTCCCATATTCCCCGCTCCAAAAATCAAAACATTTTCAACTTCACGACCTCCGAAAAAGAAGTTTTCATAGATAGTTCTGTAAAACACCCTGGCAGCCACCAAACAAACCGTTGTAAAGAAAGCATGGGTAAATAGTACGGCATAGGAAGGCCTAAAGAACTGGCTGATGACAGTCGTTTGATCAAAGTTCATGCGAACAATGGTGGATATTACCATCAATATAGCCCAGGCTGCAAAAACTGCCTTGAAAATACCCCAAGCATCACGGAAACCAGTCTGCCGAACGATGCCTCTGTAGGTTTTAAAATACAGGAATGAGATGTAATAAACTACTGCCACAAAAATGGATTTCTTAACCATCATCTCTACAGCAAACCGCCCTTTAAAGCTATTGATCACAAAATTCGACAGGTAATAGCAAAAAATCACTATTAGCATATCTATAAGCAAGATAACCCATCTTGGGCTGTCTTTTTTGAAGTATCTCCTCAGGCCAACTATATCCATTAACTATTAATATTATATTCTAAAATATAAATCCAAACCAAAAAGGGACAGGTCCGGGTTCGTGCGTCAAGCAAATATTAACAAAGTTGGTGCCATAATGTTACTATAAATTACCGACTGTTTCGAAAAAGGTTGGTATTGGTAAATTACAGTTATTCTTTTTTGCTTGAGTTTATAATTTATACCTCAAAAGTAAGAATTAATGAAATGAATATCAATTGATAAAACTAAATTAATGCATTCAAAGGTTTGGGTATTGGGAACTAAATAGGTTAGAAAATACTATAAAATAAAAAAGGAGCATTTTAAAATGCTCCTTATAAATATTGCTTTATTTTTTCTTAAACAGTTTTTTGAATTGCTTTTTCATTTTTGCGCGCAGTGAAACCGAGCTGGCATCCACATAGCCATAACCGTAGCCATAACCATAGCCATAGCCATATCCTCTAGCAAAATCAACGTCATTCAATACAACTGCCATATTGCGAAGCTTTCCTTGTTCGTATAGTTCTTTAGGAACATTCAACAAGCGCTTGTCTAAGTAATTCGCTCGAGTTACATACATGGTCAAGTCAGCGAACTCAGAAATCAATAGGGTATCTGTTACTAAACTTACTGGAGCTGTATCCACAATAACATAATCATAATGCTCACGTCCATAGTCAATTACCTCCTTGATATGGCCATTCATTAATAGCTCAGCTGGATTTGGAGCAATATAACCTGAATAAATAATATCAAAGTCATAAGGCGCTGGCTTACGGATAATGATATTTTCAACTGGCATATCAGGATTAATTAAATATTGAGTAATACCAATATTTGTATGTTGCAAATGAGCCAAGCCCAAATAATCAAGTACTTTAGGCGATCGAATATCTGCACCAATTAATAAAACCCTTTTACCAGACATCGCCAAGATCCTAGATAGATTCGTTGAGACGAAAGATTTACCTTCTCCAGATGTTGTAGAGGTAACAAAGATCACTGCAGAATCTTTTTTAGCACCAAGCATAAAGGAAATATTGGTCCTTAAAATACGGAATGCCTCTGCTAACGATGAACGGTCATTATCTTTAACCACTGGATCATCAGAACTTGGAATTTCACCTAAAATTGGAGCATTGAATTTCTCTTCTATGTCCTTGCGTGAATGAACTTTATTGTCCATTAAGAATTTAAGATAAAGAATTCCAAAAGGGATTAAAAAACCAGCAATTAACGCCCCAAGCAAAACCAATACTTTTTTTGGGGAAACTGGAATCTTTGATCCATATGCTTCATCAATAACTTTAAGAATTGCCGGAGTTGCAGCTGCCTGAATCTCAGTCTCTTCCCTTTTTTGCAATAGAAACAAATACAAAGATTCAACAATTTGTTGTTCTCTTGAAATATCTTTAAAACCTCTTTCTTGATTTGGCAATTGATTTAATTTGCCTTCAAATTTATTTTTTTGAGATTGCAGAGAGTTAACATTACTCTGGAGCCCTTGCTGATAATTTCTTACTGAAACTCTTAAATTGTTATTAAGATCTTCAATATTTTTATTCAAATTTTGAACAACTGGGTTATTAGGTGTCGCTGACTTTAGTAATTCATCCCTTTCCAAAACTAAATCATTATAACTCTTAACAGTGGCTTGGATAGATTGATCCTCTAATCCAATATTTGACGGCAATAAATTGCCCGTATTTGAGTTTACAGCTGACCCCATCATTTCCGCTAGACGAAGTTGCGTTTGGTATTCAACAAGTTTCCGATCGTTTTCAGATGCATTTTGCATATACAACTGCACCTCCGAACTCATATCGATTAAATTATTTCTGTCCTTATAATCTGCGACTTTCGAATCTGCACTTGCTAAATTTTTTGAAATTAAATCTAATCTTGTATCGATAAATTGTGTAGTCGCCTTACTAACTTTTGTTTTATCATCTGTAACATCCTTATTATATTGATCTATCAAGGAGTTAATCAACTTTTCTCCTTTTGAGATATTTCCAGAATTAATTGAAAAATTGACAACATAAGATTGCTTTTCCTTATTAGGAGTAATCGCTATTGCTTTTAATAAGCCATCCACAAATTGATCTACGGGAATATATGAAATAACAATCTCAGAAGAAATTGACTTTTTCCCTTGAGGTAAAAGCATAATTGGTCCAATTGGACTATTAACTTTTTGCCCGACTGAATATTCTCTCGTGCCAAAATGCTCATCTTCGATAAAAATTTTATCACCTTTTCTTTGAACAGTCATAGAATATTCATTAGAATCCAATCTTGGGTTCTTTGATTCTAATATCACTAATCTAAGCGGTGATTCGGACTCTAAAAGTTCAGAGGTTTTTACATTGCCTTTTGCAAAATAGGTAACATTCAATCTATCATTCTCAACAACCTTTCTGAAAATTCTTCTAGATTTCATTACATCAATCTGATCTAAAACAAATGCAGAAGCTGGACTCCCACTAGCAAAATTAGTAAGTTCAGTTAATCCAGATAATTCACCAGAAGCTTTATTCTCGTCTTGAAGAAGTATTTTTGCAGTAATATTATAAATCTTATCAGCATACCTAAAATATACAAAAGCTCCTATTAAAAACACTAAAATTGAAACAAGAAACCACTTCCAATAATAAGCATATTGCTCAAATAATTGTTTAAGATTAATTTCTTGTTCCTTTGTGGTTTGGGAACGTGGATTTTGCAAATTACTCATGTATGAATATTTGTTAAATTAACGAACTACAACTGCAACAATTGTAATAATTAAACTTGCTATTGACACAAAAATTGAGGTGTTTTGAGTATATTTTGAAGATTGAATTTTCGCACCGTTAGGTTCAACATACACAACATCATTTTGCGCCAAATAATAAACTGGTGAATTTAGAGCCTCTCTTTTTGTTAAATCAACCCTGTATTCTGATTTTTGACCATTCTGTTCTCTTATTACTAAAACATTCTTTCTAACCCCATTGATTGTTAAATCACCAGCCATTCCTAATGCTTCTAGAATTGTAATCCGATCATTTTTTATAGGATAGGAACCTGGAGATTTCACTTCACCTAACACTGTAACTTTGAAATTTCTTATATCAACACTTACACCAGGATTAATGATAAATCGCTCAACTTCTTTCCTTATATATTCTATTGCTTCTGTCCTAGTCCTTCCAGCAAGTTTAATTTTACCTAATTTAGGAAAATCAATTTCACCATTCACATCAACTGCATAAGTTGGAGTAAATGGATTAGTATCTTGAGTTGTTCCTGAGTTATTATATGGTGAAACTTGATTAAAAGGAATAGTTGCCCTCACATCATCTGAAGTTATAGAAATTGCCAAAATATCCCCTGGCTGTAATTTAGGTGCATTTAATTCATAAGAAGTATTTAATGCAGTAGAATCTGATTGAAAATAAATCAAATCTTTTTTAGATGCACAGGAGCTGAGCAAGCTAAGCATAATCACTAAACTTAAAAGTATTCTCATATTTTTAAAATTTCTATAAATAGGCAAAAATTGAACCACAATCAACTTTCAAACCACAAATGTAGGATTTTACATTCAATAACATTAAATTATTTTTATATACTATAAAACCTACAATTGCTAGTGTATTTTACTTTTTAAAAATTCGTAAAATATTTTCTTTAATATATTCACGTTCAGAGTCCTGTAAATTTGAACCTGATGGTAAACATAGCCCATTATTAAACAATTTTTCACTTACTTTTCCTCCATAATAAGGCGATTTTGAAAAAACAGGTTGTAAGTGCATAGGTTTCCACAAAGGGCGAGATTCTACATTAAATTCTAACAGACCTAACCTCAAATCTTCTCTTGTAATCCCAGCAACACCTGCATCAATTAAAATAGCCGACAACCAATGATTTGAAAAATAATCTGAATTGGTTTCTACAAAAACCTCAACGCCATCAATATTATTAAATATTTCTACATAGAATGCTGACATCGCCCTTCTTGCATCAATCCTTTTTCGCAAAACTTCCATTTGTCCTCGGCCAATACCTGCACAGATATTTGACATCCTATAGTTATATCCAATGTGCGAATGCTGATAATGTGGCGCATTATCCCTTGCCTGCGTTGCTAAAAATACTGCTTTATTTTTATCTTCATCAGAATGACAAACTAATGCCCCTCCTCCCGATGTGGTAATAATCTTATTTCCATTAAAACTCAACACACCAAAACGACCAAATGAACCACAAGCTTTACCTTTATATGTTGAGCCTAAAGCTTCAGCAGCATCTTCTATAACAGGAATATCATATTTGTTGGCAACTGCCATAACTTCATCAACTTTAAATGGCATCCCATATAAATGTACAGCTACAATAGCCTTAGGTTTCTTACCTTTAGAGATTCGATCAACAATCGCTTCCTCAAGTGCCTTTGGACAAATATTCCAAGTGTCTGGTTCAGAATCCACAAATACAGGTATGGCTCCTTGATAGGCGATTGGATTCGCTGAAGCCGAAAAAGTCATAGATTGACATATAACTTCGTCACCATAACCAACTCCACATTCGATTAATGCTAAATGAAGAGCAGCTGTACCAGCAGATAGTGCAGCAACACGAACATCAGCATCTAAAAATTGCTCTAAGCTTTTCTCAAATTCATTCACGTTTGGACCTAAAGGCGCCACCCAATTTTCATCAAAAGCTTGATGAATATACTTTAACTCATTTCCACCCATATGAGGCGAAGAAAGCCATATTTTATCAACCATAATCTTATTAACTATAAAAAATATATCATTAATTTTTTCTTATTTCTCTTCCCGGATTACCAATAATAGTCATCCCATCTTGGACATCTCTAATTATTACGGCTCCTGCTCCAATTATACAATTCCGCCCAATTTTAATTCCTTGTATTATTGAAGCTCCAATTCCTACATGTGTACATTCTCCGATTTCAACATTCCCAGCTAATGCAACATTAGGAGAAATATGTACAAAATCTGAAATTTTACAATCATGATCAATTGAGCAATTAGTATTTAAAATACAAAAATTTCCTACACTCGTACCAGCGTTAACAGAGACTCCAGACATAACTACTGTCCCTGTGCCAATTTCAGAATATTTTGATATAGAGCTTTTAGGATGAATCAGAGCTTGTAAATCAAAGAAATTTGAGGAGGCTATTTTTTTTCTAATAAAATTATCCCCTATAGCAATTACTGATTCCTTTGGAAGAACATTAAGGTTATGACTTATTTTTTTTCCAAGAATTTCTTTTTTCAGAACATCTTGATCATAAACCTCACCTACAACTCCCCCATTTTCCTCAATAATATCAATTATTACTTTAGCATGTCCACTAGCACCAATTATTGAAATTTTATTCATAGTCATTTCCTTTAAACATCTCGACAGTTGCTTGTCCATCGGCAGAAATGCCTTCTCTAACAAAAACTTTCTTTATTGTCAGAAAAAAAATTTTTACATCTAGCGCAAATGATAAATTATCTATATACCACACATCAAAATTAAACTTCTGTTTCCAAGATAATGCATTTCTTCCGTTCACTTGAGCCCACCCAGTAATACCAGGACGTACTTCATGTCTACGTTTCTGAAAATCATCATAAAGCTCAAGATATTGAATTAATAATGGTCGAGGACCAATCAAGGACATGTCTCCTTTAATAACATTAATTAATTGGGGTATTTCATCTATTGACGTTTTCCTGACGAAGGATCCTATAGAAGTTAGGCGAAGTGCATCAGGTAGAAGATTCCCTTCTTCATCTTTGCGATCAGTCATTGTCTTAAACTTGATGATTTTGAATATTTTACCATTCAATCCAGGCCTAGATTGCAAAAAAAATGGTTTGCCAGAATTTACAAAAAACAAGCAGATTAAAATTGTAATAAATATTGGAAATAGAATAATAAAACCAATAAGAGAAAGAGTAAAATCCAAACTCCGTTTTCCAAAATTCTTATAAATCATTGTTAAAACCATTTATTTTTAATAATTCCTTATATTCTTTTAATAAACAATCCCAAACATAATTTTGCTCATATCTTTCTGAAACTAACTTTCTAGCATTTAAAGTTAAATATTGACATAGAACTTTATCCTCCATAATTAATTTCATACTTTTCAATACTTCACCTTTATCCTTTACAGGAATTATTATCCCATTTTCGCGATGTTTAATAATTTCATTATTTCCATTAATATCTGTAACAATACTAGGTAAACCCATTGCACCTGCTTGAATCACTACGTTAGGAAACCCTTCTCTATAACTTGGGAAAACCAATACATTTGAAATTGCATAATATGGTCTAACATCATTTTGAAAACCTAGCTTAATAATATTGGGATTATTATCAATGACTATTTTTGTTTCCGCATGAAGGGGGTCTAGTTTCTCTTCTTCCTTGCCAACTAATAACAGTTTTGTTTTAAACAAATTCAATTCAGAAAATGCCTGAACTAATTCATTCACGCCTTTATCACTAACAAGTCGTCCAACAAAGACAAACACGAAATCATCGTCATCTATCAACAAACTTTTTCTCAAATTAGCATTATCTAGATTTGAAAACAAAGAGGGATTGAAAAAATCTAAATTTATACCATTAACATTCCCATTTCCTAAAACCCTTAGTGGTTTTAATGTTATTAAGTATTTCACTAAATCCTCTTTTACACCATTTCCTTCTGGATAGACATTAGTCGCGGCCCAACAAAGTAGTTTATCCATATAAATCAAAATCAATTTTAATATCCCTTTTTTTGAAGGAAAAACTAATCCAGTAAAGGTATGAACACGAATGGGGACACCTGCCATTTTAGCAGCTAACATAGATAACAACCCCGCTTTGGGTGTAATGGAATGAACTATAATTGGTTTTTCTTTTCTAAATCTATAATATAATTGAATTAACGAAATAACATCCTTAAAAATATTAATACCTCTTGACATTTCAACTGGAACCACTTTTACCTCTTCACGTAAAGAGGTTTTTGCTAAAAGTTCACCATCAGAAGATATTGCAACAACATCAAAATAGGAAGAAAGATATTTTAATTGACCTTTTAATAGTAAATATAAAGATTCAGGAACTGTAGATGTTCGAATTATCTTAATCATCGCTAATTGTATTTCACTAAAGCAGAATTCAATTTATTTATTTTATTGAAATTCAAATTACTATTTGATTTTTTTAAATTAATAGTTTTAACCCCATTATAATTTTCATTTGAAACATTTACAGATGAATTATAATTAACTACAATATGTTTTGTAGAATTTTTTACGGTAAAAACATTATTATTGAATTTTACACCATTTGAATAAATATTCATGATAGAGTTAGAATTAAAATCATAATTGCCATCGACAATAAATTGATTGTTTTCAATTATACTTCCAGATCTTTGTCCATTGGGGGCATAAAAATTCATTAATGACCGACCTGATCCATCATCAATACCTCTTGTCCTTTTTAGGGCCAAACCTTTTTTTAATCCATTATTTGAAATAATATTATTTTTTACAACTACTGGCTTATTCCCATTCTTATTTACATTATAAAAAACCAGTCCTAAATCACTTCCTCCGATATTGTTACCTTCAATTAAGTGACCACCAAAATCTCCCTCAAAATGTATCCCTCTATCATATCCAAAAATCCTATTATTTAATAAACTAATATTTGAACAATAATATTCCACTACAATACCACTTCTACCAAATTGCTTAGTTTTAGAAAAATCATTTAAAACTTTATTCCCCTTTATTGTTCCTTTTGAAGCATTAGCAATATAAATTCCATCGCCGTAACTATCAGTCTTCGGATCATAACCCCAACAATTCAGAATTTCATTATTACTTATATTAACTGATTGAAAGCGTGAAGAAAGTTCTGAACCAACGCTCTTCGTCGTAAAAATTGAAATTC contains:
- a CDS encoding glutaminyl-peptide cyclotransferase; translation: MNKKLKLSIQALTILSISLVIGCKTQQSKVEFINPTNNSKVLKGEKVQVKLKFPDAAVDSVVYSVDGDIFDRKTDTTAVVFDTDAYSYGNKRLSAKVYSQGKEDIAYSEVLVVPPAPKQYAFEVVNTYPHDQGAFTQGLFFENGTLYETTGQLGESTLRKVELATGKVLQKADLAADEFGEGMTVVGNNMYVLTWQNNKGHVYDKNTFKLLKSFDYQNSKEGWGLTNDGEQFIKSDGSNNLYFLDQATLAETGSIAVFDDNGPVEKLNELEFIDGKIYANLYYGDKDEMVIIDPKTGIVEGRINFVGLYSDNRAPYDNEMNGIAYKPDSKTLLVTGKHWTKLFEVRLKER
- a CDS encoding YraN family protein, which produces MDRKTTGTKGEEMAVLFLKKIGFQIIELNWRHKNLEVDIIAHDNDVLVFVEVKVRSSSAFGTERDMINSQKQNRLSRAAEAYIMQKDHRGEIRFDVITFIDGKSTYIKDAFWNY
- the dnaG gene encoding DNA primase → MIKKETIEKVIDAARIEEVVGDFVDLKKRGTSLIGNCPFHNEKTPSFHVSVSKGIYKCFGCGAGGDSLKFVMEHEKYAYPEAIRYLANKYNIPIEEVERSPAQLAAQDKRESLYVLSQWAGKYFKTQLWETDLGKSIGLSYFRERGYRDETIQKFELGYSPEAWTSLVDAALTEGFSKEYLAEVGLAVERDDKSLYDRFRGRVIFPIHNLTGRVIGFGGRTLKTDKNVPKYVNSPESEIYHKSNVLYGLHLAKKAISEQDVCYLVEGYADVLSCHQAGVENVVSSSGTSLTTGQIKLISRYSKNVVILYDGDEAGIKASLRGTDMLLEEGLNVKVLLFPDGNDPDSYVQKYGASAFKEHINKHQEDFVFYKTNILLRDAKEDPIKRAEVIREVVNSIALIPDEIKVSVYLRQCSGLLDIEERVLLTELNKIRMDKAKARDRKAASASPEPSPDYPADDFIPAEMLAAMAAEGITVPEPTVQQITSEILMERELVRVLLNYGRELVVWEGDGDIPVAPYLLASMDDVSFEDKASIKIIDEFKKQAENFEVPEAKFFFSHEDEEVSRLAVDSIATKYEISPNWNDDKRKIFVPEEKDQLKDLVNQLIYRVKKNKIEQEMHRIREELKNCKDPDDMLLLIAKYQKLKEGEKLLGDFLGNTIVK
- a CDS encoding nucleoside-diphosphate sugar epimerase/dehydratase; the protein is MLIVIFCYYLSNFVINSFKGRFAVEMMVKKSIFVAVVYYISFLYFKTYRGIVRQTGFRDAWGIFKAVFAAWAILMVISTIVRMNFDQTTVISQFFRPSYAVLFTHAFFTTVCLVAARVFYRTIYENFFFGGREVENVLIFGAGNMGTTTLNLLRNDTRKKVKVVAFADDNPNRIGKLINGYKIINMDRLTKEFVEKLKIDSIIIALDDNNKDRLSKISSQIEPLPVKLKIMPTSAKLMSGKVATRQLRTLKIDDLLGREAIKLENPVIHEMMRDKVILVTGGAGSIGSELVRQISFTDFDKLIVVDQAESALYDIQQELKANCLKDTIFMVGNVRDRQFMDSVFEHYRPHIVFHAAAYKHVPLMEQNPYESILTNVWGSKNLADMADKYGVEKFVMVSTDKAVNPTNVMGATKRAAEIYVSALNKNSRTNFIVTRFGNVLGSNGSVIPLFEKQLKRGGPLTVTHQDITRYFMTIPEACQLVQEAAVMGQGGEIYVFDMGKPVKIMDLAIRMIRLKGYNYPDDIGIEVTGLRPGEKIYEELLADNENTTKTHHEKIMIARVRTEELDMNKKRIEHLCSQVAAQGANHNPMVLVELIKEIVPEYISKNSVFEQLDKHEVLK
- a CDS encoding polysaccharide biosynthesis tyrosine autokinase, encoding MSNLQNPRSQTTKEQEINLKQLFEQYAYYWKWFLVSILVFLIGAFVYFRYADKIYNITAKILLQDENKASGELSGLTELTNFASGSPASAFVLDQIDVMKSRRIFRKVVENDRLNVTYFAKGNVKTSELLESESPLRLVILESKNPRLDSNEYSMTVQRKGDKIFIEDEHFGTREYSVGQKVNSPIGPIMLLPQGKKSISSEIVISYIPVDQFVDGLLKAIAITPNKEKQSYVVNFSINSGNISKGEKLINSLIDQYNKDVTDDKTKVSKATTQFIDTRLDLISKNLASADSKVADYKDRNNLIDMSSEVQLYMQNASENDRKLVEYQTQLRLAEMMGSAVNSNTGNLLPSNIGLEDQSIQATVKSYNDLVLERDELLKSATPNNPVVQNLNKNIEDLNNNLRVSVRNYQQGLQSNVNSLQSQKNKFEGKLNQLPNQERGFKDISREQQIVESLYLFLLQKREETEIQAAATPAILKVIDEAYGSKIPVSPKKVLVLLGALIAGFLIPFGILYLKFLMDNKVHSRKDIEEKFNAPILGEIPSSDDPVVKDNDRSSLAEAFRILRTNISFMLGAKKDSAVIFVTSTTSGEGKSFVSTNLSRILAMSGKRVLLIGADIRSPKVLDYLGLAHLQHTNIGITQYLINPDMPVENIIIRKPAPYDFDIIYSGYIAPNPAELLMNGHIKEVIDYGREHYDYVIVDTAPVSLVTDTLLISEFADLTMYVTRANYLDKRLLNVPKELYEQGKLRNMAVVLNDVDFARGYGYGYGYGYGYGYVDASSVSLRAKMKKQFKKLFKKK